GTCTTGACGCCGATACTGCTCGCGAAATCACGATCACGAATGGCTGCACAGGCGCGCTCGCAGCAGCCATGCTTGGGCTGATCGAACCCGGTGATGCCGTCGTTGTCTTCGAGCCTTTCTACGATGCATACTTGCCCGATCTCGCCATGGCCGAAGCGGACGTTCTGCCAGTTTCGCTTCAACCGGTAGATGGCAGATTTGTGTTCGATGAACATGATCTGCGAGCAGCGTTTGCGAACAAGCCACGAGCCGTACTCCTCAACACACCACACAACCCGACTGGCAAAGTGTTCTCACTTGACGAGTTGCAACTGATTGCGAGCTTGTGTGTCGAGCACAACGTTATCGCAATCACCGATGAGGTGTATGAAACGCTGACGTACGAAACCGACCGGCCACACTGTTCGCTCGCGATGCTGCCCGGCATGCGTGAGCGCACTCTCACACTTTCGAGTATAGGAAAAACCTTCAGCCTGACTGGTTGGAAGATCGGATGGGCGATTGGACCCGAGGACCTGACCCGGGCGCTGCGTTCGGCGCATCAGTTCCTGGCCTATGCAGTATCAACGCCTCTTCAGCACGGAGCCGCACATGCGTTGCGACATGAGCGAGCGTACATCGAAATGCTGCGGGCGCAATACACAACGGCTCGTAGTTTCATGCTTAACGTACTTGCTGATGTCGGCTTCGATCCGATTGCTCCCGAAGGGACCTACTTCATCATCGCTGACCATTCGAGGCTGAGCACTCGACTGGGCCTCGAGGACGATGTCGCATTGTGCCGATTTCTGACGCGAGATATTGGTGTGGCAGCTATTCCACCCAGTGCATTTTATCGCGATGGTGCTGGCGGTAAAACACTCGTCCGATTCGCGTTCTGCAAGACACAGGCCACACTCCAAGAAGCGGCCAAACGATTGGCGGCATTGCGGAGGTTGCATCCGTGATCGCTGCGCTCGGCTTGCGCCTCAGTGGGTTCTTTCAGCGAACAGCTCCAGATCCGTTCGTGCTCGCGATTCTCCTCACCGCAACGACGTTCATTCTCGCACTGACTCTCCCCGCATCACCTCTCGGCGCGCTCGATCTCGTCGATATCTGGGCGGACGGTGTGTGGTCATTGCTTGCCTTTGGCATGCAGATGTGCCTTGTACTCGTCACCGGGCATGCGGTTGCCAGCAGCCCTCCTGTCGCAGCGATCATTCGGAGAGCTGCACGCGTGCCTCGTACCGGTGGGCAAGCCGTTGTACTCGTAGCGTTCACCTCGGCGATACTCGGCGTACTCAACTGGGGTCTTGGACTCATCGCGGGAGCGGTACTGGCCAATCAAGTCGGGAGTGCCTTGCGCAATCGCGGCGTTGCGGTACACATGCCCCTCCTCGCTGCCGCTGGATATCTCGGCATGCTCGTCTGGCATGGTGGATTCTCAGGCTCGGCACCGCTCAAGATGACCACCGCGTCCGACATCACAGAAGTTTTCGGCTCGCAATCGCGCGTTCTGCCACTCGCGCTCAATGAGACCATTCTCAGCCCGATGAATCTCTTCGTGACCGGGGGCTTGGTCGTTCTGATGCCTCTGCTGTTGGGTGCACTGAGTCCGAAGCAAGGGTTGAATCTCGCACCGCAGTCTGAGATTCCATCTCCAAAACCTGCGCT
This genomic interval from Phycisphaeraceae bacterium contains the following:
- a CDS encoding aminotransferase class I/II-fold pyridoxal phosphate-dependent enzyme; this translates as MTSLAQQHSAVNLSQGFPDFDGPKEVQNAAARAMDSGHNQYAPMPGVPVLREAVAEWWKNSTGLDADTAREITITNGCTGALAAAMLGLIEPGDAVVVFEPFYDAYLPDLAMAEADVLPVSLQPVDGRFVFDEHDLRAAFANKPRAVLLNTPHNPTGKVFSLDELQLIASLCVEHNVIAITDEVYETLTYETDRPHCSLAMLPGMRERTLTLSSIGKTFSLTGWKIGWAIGPEDLTRALRSAHQFLAYAVSTPLQHGAAHALRHERAYIEMLRAQYTTARSFMLNVLADVGFDPIAPEGTYFIIADHSRLSTRLGLEDDVALCRFLTRDIGVAAIPPSAFYRDGAGGKTLVRFAFCKTQATLQEAAKRLAALRRLHP
- a CDS encoding TIGR00366 family protein; translation: MIAALGLRLSGFFQRTAPDPFVLAILLTATTFILALTLPASPLGALDLVDIWADGVWSLLAFGMQMCLVLVTGHAVASSPPVAAIIRRAARVPRTGGQAVVLVAFTSAILGVLNWGLGLIAGAVLANQVGSALRNRGVAVHMPLLAAAGYLGMLVWHGGFSGSAPLKMTTASDITEVFGSQSRVLPLALNETILSPMNLFVTGGLVVLMPLLLGALSPKQGLNLAPQSEIPSPKPALRIHKPFLPRILEDTPIMTLVLVALIGTWAWRFYFPSDLSQSGITRLNPNIVNLSMLLIGLALHGTPSRYVAAIDEAARACGAIILQFPLYAGIMVLMKSSGLTAMLTSSLSASSEGGLVVLTFVSAGVVNLFVPSGGGQWAIQGPIALEAALNAGVAPEQLGKMVMAIAYGDQLTNMLQPFWALPLLAITGVKARDIVGYTAIVMIAAALWITLGLILFS